The region TTGTTCAAGatcacaaaacaaaatgtaaagttttccatccattttaCAAAACCTGCCAAACCACAACAAAATCCTACAGGAAAAAGTAGACCAATctcatttataaatatcaatttaaCAGTATGTAAAATGTAACAAAACACAGCAAGATACAAAACCTAAATCCTAGTTACACAAATACAACTTCTAATTAACGACCTACCCCCAACGATACTACTTATGACTCCGACAGTAGCTTTTTCATAACCACGAGGACCCCGCTGGCCACCTTTCCACCAGCCCTCATCAGGGGCAGATACCAGCCCTATcactggccctggccctggccctggccctagCCCTAGCTCTCATACTGGCCTCAGCTCTGGCCTTGGCTCTGGCCCTGTCAGCCTCATCTGCCAGGGCCTCACGGTACTGCACTGGCCAGTGCTGGGGTTCTTTCTTATGGAGTTTGGCCACGAACCCCAGGACTTTCATCTTGCTGATTTCCAGGTTGCTCCGGGGACCCCAAGAGAATTCACATTCCGGCGGATTGGTGTGAGGCACCTGCCTGTAACTGAGGTATCGCTGCTGCACAAAATCTTCCATAATAAGCCTCTTCGGGTACCCGAAGAGGAAGTGATACTTTGAGGGGCGTACCCCCAAACGACGTAGCATCTCCCAGACCTGTGTCTCCCTGGCACTATTACCTTTCATGTAGATAAGGCCCAAGATCATTATTAAGAGACCCAATCTGGGGCCATCTCCTCCCagatcctcctcctcctcctcctcctcctcaagaGGTTTTAGTTTGTTGATCAGGATGTAAGTGTGGTGCTTGCGGCCAAACCGTTTCAGCTCGAAACCAAAGACATACCGCAGATGCTCTGCGGCCCTTGCGATGATCTCAGGGAACAGATCCTTCAAGTCTCCGATTACGTATTTCACCATCTCGGAGCGAGTGATGGGACTCTTCTTCTTGTCCTTCACCAGCAGGAACTGCACCAGCTCGGCCACCGTCCGATCCAGACGGCGGTAGGCCCTGCGCCGGGCCAAGGCTTTGGCTGCCAAGGTCCTTGCGCCTTTTGGGGTGAGGGCGGAGTCcgcagccccctcctccctccggGCGCCAAGATCCTCCTTGGGGGTCTCTCGCAGGAGGGGGCTCGGGACCTCTTTCTGAGAAGCGGTCAGGGCCTGAGTCTCACCGTCACGGCCGCCATCCTTCTCCCTCTCGGCCTGAGGGATGGGGAGAGCCCCGTTCTCGGGTTTCAGCAACATGTTTCGGGCAGGCAGGTGCAGAGCGCGTACAAGGCCAAGGGGTGTGCAAGCCGCTGCGCAAACCCCGGCGGAGGGGGGAGACAGAGCCTGGGGCAgcgggaggaggaaaaggagagaggtcAGAGGGGGCTTTCGGGATGCTGGGCTGCACTGCAGAAGTCTCGGGACCCTTGCCGCAACGCCTCCGGCGCCGAAGATTTGCGCGCCGCCCCGGCGCAGCCTCAGTGTGCGCCCGCGCGCCGGTTCGCCGGGCCACTTCCGGCCAGCTCAGCCAAGATGGTGGCCCCGGGGCCGCGCCAAGCCCCGCCCCTTCCGGCTCCCTACGGGTTTGGGTTTGCACGCCCGGGCGGTGGGAGGTGTACCCTCAGCGCTGCCTTTTAGGCTCCAGAGTTGGGGCAAGGTAATCAGGGCTTTCTCGTCCAGGGCATGCAGAATGGGAAATGTTTCCATGGACAACGTTGAAATAGGGTTGGCGTTCTAGCCACGTCTTTTCAGCAAGTGCTTATTTTAAGTGTATCTAGGATTTTGAGTGATTTTACTGGCCCGAGTGCAGAGTGCAGGGAGGTGAAGGCTGGGAGATAGGGCTGTGAGGGCCAATCAGGGAAGAACTTTGCACAGGATACTAGGGAGATTGAAATTTATTCTAAACATGATGGGAAACTACTACTGGGAGTTTAAGCAAGGGAGTGCCCGGACCGGATCTCTCTCTTTACAGTCTCTCTGGTGGCGGTGTGAGGGATGGTTTGGAAGTAGGGACGACCAGAAGCTAGGAATCGATTTTGGAGTCTTTTTATAGTGCAGAATAGGAACTGAGACTTGGTTTGTCTTGTTCATTGGTGTATCCCCAgcgcctagaacagtgcctggcacctacaGGCTCTCcataaatattgtaaaatgtagGATGAGGGGGCAAGGATAGATTCTACAGGGGTGAAAGGAAAATACAGCTGACAGAAATATTGGCCGATTGGAGGAAAGGGGAGATTCTTTGACCTAATCAAACTTAACTACTTCcattactttttatctttttgcatACCCCcagttctttcctctctcctcactttccctcccaccctcctttttcctccctccctccctccctccttcccttccttcctccctccctccctccctccctccctccctctcgctctctcttatTTCAGgactcagcttaaatgtcaccgtTCCAAAGCCTTCCTTAATCTCCATGCATGGAAGTTATTTACTGCTATCTCTGAATCACCATagcaatttacatttatttagcatTCACTTATATAGACCTTATTATATCCTAGGCTCTGTTCTAACCACTTTTCGAATATTAGTTTGTTTAATTCTCATTGAGGTACTgttatcatcatccccattttatagatctgTCTTTCCTATGGCATTTGCTATTTGCTAGCtatgtaatcttgggcaagttacctaagtTCCCTGCCCCTCAGTTaccttatcagtaaaatggatataatagcAGTAACAACATTATGGAGATTATGTGAAGTAATGCATATAAAGTATTTAACGCAGTGCTCAGCACATAttgagtgttcaataaatgttagctattatttattgcatatttttaatgtgctgatactgtgctaagtgtttacatgtattaactcatctAGTCATAACAGCCCTGCTAGATAAgtggtattattattcccatcttaTAAGTGAAGTAACACagaaagaggttaagtaacttcctcAACATCACGACTGAGATTTGAACCATATAGTATGACTCAAAAGACCATGCTCTTAACCACGATATTAATagatgttaattattattattgaccATACTCTgctttgtattataattatttttgtgctTATCTTATTACCCTCCAAAACCAAACATCCTAAAAGCTAAGGCTATGTCTTTAACTCTTGAAGAACCCCTCAGAGTCAGCACTCAGTATATAATTGTCACTGAATAAATGACGAAAGGTTTTTTTTTGACAGGAAATAACATTTAAGTAAATATCTGACAGTCAGATTTTTCTAGATGTAATCATGAGCTCTTCACTTTAAAAACTTCTGAAAATGTATACTCACTTATAGTATCTGACTTAGAAAAACTGCAAGTGTGTGAATGAAGCAGAAGGATGTTTATTACGGTCTAGCTTGAGGCTGTTACTAGTTTTCATTGTGCCAAACATTCTGTGTACAATATAATTTCATCCTCACAAATCCCTATGAAGAAGGTATTTTTACCCTCATTTTACCAATGTGAAAATAGTCACAGAAATCACCTGTCTCAAACCAATCATCTGTTAAGAGCTGGACTGGAGACGAGAACCTAGAGCTCTCTCTTCTGAAGACTGTACTCATGACTGTCTTCACGTACTCATGCTGGACTGCCTGGTTATCTGTTTCTCCTGAAGGTAGAGAGAACCACTCCTACCTAGAAGGACTGTGCTAGAGATAAAAGAGTTCATTTACGTATTCTCTCAATCCAAGCATTGCCAAGAAGATATGTAGGAGATAGATGCATGGGAATGAGCATATAGGAGATACACTGAATGGAAAGAATTTTGAGGGAAAAATTTGCAGTAATATGACTGGATTTTAGAAACTGAATGAATAATGTAATAgtacacatcaaaaaaaaaaggaactactgatacaacatggatgagtctggcggacattatgttaagtgaaagaagaaagatacaAAAGGTTACATACAATAGGATTCCATTTACTTGGATGTTCAAGACAGGttaaactaatctatggtgatagaaattAGAACAGTGGCGGTCTGGAGTGGGGTTGACTGGAAAGGGGTATGCAGGAACTTTCTGGGAGTGagggaaatgttctgtgtcttgatttgGGTGTAGGTATTTGTCAAAACGTGTCAAACTGTACCCTTAATATCTATGCATCTCacaatatgtaaattatacctcaaaattattttaaaattaaaatactaaatgAATAAGCCTTTGGGTATAAGAGGTGGGGGGGCGGCATGAAAGGTGAATGGCTTTGTTTTTACCATTTGCCAATCCCTGGATGCTACAGTGTTCTACCGGAAGGGACCTAGACAATCGTTTTTACCGTTCTGATCATGCCTACCTTATACAGGACCAGCAGACTTTGTAAACAACCCTTACGTAAGCTATTAGAAGGGAGGCAATGCATACCTCTTTGTctggggagagaagcagcaaAACAAACACTTTGATAACTATTGCTTGAAACCTTCTTGAGGGTGGATCTTTCTTTGAAAGCCCACAGTGCTTAGCCCCTTTTAGTCTGCAGAAAGGGATAAGGGAATTACACTGGAAAGGCAGAATTGCGGGATGAATTATCTTGGAAATGTCCAGCACTTTGTGGGTGTAGAAGAGGTGTGTCCCAGAACAAAGCCTGAACTAGGTCAGAAGTCCTGAGCGCTGGTGTCCCTCCTCACCCACTCATTTGGTGACCTTGCCCAGGACACTCAACCTCTTTGGGCtactgtttccacatctgtaggCCTCCTTGCCTGGCCTGTCCCCACagaattattttgagaaagattATAAATGCAAACATACTTTTAAAGTGCTCTacattaagaaatacaaaatgttacagactttttttttttttaaaggataagtgGTAGAAAAATCTCAGTAATGAGTGTGACTCGTCTCTCATGCAGACGTTTTGGAACGAGTTTACACATTCCTGGTTGAAAAAACCGTCTGGccaaaaaagattaaataaagaaatgtcaAGTCCTGACACTCCTTCTAAGGCCAGTGAACGCTTTGGTGGGGAGCCAGGGTTATCTTGTTGGATTCCTTCTAAACTTGGCAATAGAGTCCTCCAAACTCTTGAGTGCCTTCTTCACAGAGATGCTGAGTAACATGTCACCCCAGATTTGAGTGAGTCCCAGTCTGCACAGGTGCTTGTGCCCTTGCTATTTCTTCCGACAGTTTTGACAGCCATGCAAGCTGATCCGGCTCGAAGGGATCAGAGGAAGAGCTTTGTCCCGTATTCCTGGGccaggcgggggggtgggggggtgggggggtggggggggtggaaggagCTCAAGCTCAATTCTGTTACAGCGGAATGGGCAGAGCGTGAACCCGTGGGTCCTGGAGGAGCGGCTGGGATTGAGGCAGGATGGCTGGGCGGATGATTCGACCTGACTTGGGTAATGAAGATTGTTTGTTACTGTTTGAAGAGCAATTGTGTAAGCAACAGTGCTTCTGTGTTAGGCTGCCTGTGACCCACCAGTATCTGTAACCTAACACCCAGtgcagaggaggagcagagcctgaccagcgggggaggggagagatgggggaggaggatgGCGTGCACAgggcccccttctccctcctccaccgtCCCACCCCCTCTCTAAACCTCGAAGGAGAGTTGGCGAGAAGGCATTTGCCACCTGGACACAATGAGACCCAGTGCGAGGGGCAGGCGTGAGGCTGGCTGCGAGCCAGGGCCCTAGTCTGAATGGCCGTCGCCAAGGGGCTGCCAACAGCCCATCTCTATCCCTGAGGGGCCAGGCCAGGACCCAGGCGGGGGCCCTCAACATCCAGCGCCGAGGCCCAACTCACACCATTCGCTGGCCGTGATCAGAATGCGTGGGACCCACGGGCTTTGAGCAGCTGAACAGAGCCGTTTCCCCTCCGCGGGCCGCCGGTTCGT is a window of Zalophus californianus isolate mZalCal1 chromosome 1, mZalCal1.pri.v2, whole genome shotgun sequence DNA encoding:
- the MAGEF1 gene encoding melanoma-associated antigen F1 is translated as MLLKPENGALPIPQAEREKDGGRDGETQALTASQKEVPSPLLRETPKEDLGARREEGAADSALTPKGARTLAAKALARRRAYRRLDRTVAELVQFLLVKDKKKSPITRSEMVKYVIGDLKDLFPEIIARAAEHLRYVFGFELKRFGRKHHTYILINKLKPLEEEEEEEEDLGGDGPRLGLLIMILGLIYMKGNSARETQVWEMLRRLGVRPSKYHFLFGYPKRLIMEDFVQQRYLSYRQVPHTNPPECEFSWGPRSNLEISKMKVLGFVAKLHKKEPQHWPVQYREALADEADRARAKARAEASMRARARARARARASDRAGICP